CATCGACCGGGTCCGCCGCGAGAGCAAGCGCGACGACAAGCAGCGGGAGGCCCAGCTGTTGTACGACGAGGACCCCGGCGAGCCGGTCGGCGCCATCGACGACGAGCGGCTCCGGCTGATCTTCACCTGCTGCCACCCGGCGCTCGCGCCGGAGACCCGGGTGGCGCTGACGCTGCGCATGGTCGCCGGCCTCACCGTCGCCGAGATCGCCCGCGCCTTCCTGGTGCAGGGCACCACGATGGAACGACGGATCACCCGCGCGAAGGCGAAGATCACGGCGGCGCGCATCCCGTACCGGGTGCCGTCCGAGGAGGATCTCCCGGCGCGGGTGTCCGGCGTGCTCGCCGTGCTCTTCCTCGTCTTCAACGAGGGCTACCTGGCGAGCGGCCCGGACAGCGCCCCCGTACGGCACGACCTGACCGCCGAGGCGATCCGGCTCACCCGCCTGGTGCGTGCCCTCCTGCCCGACGACGGCGAGGTCGCCGGGCTGCTGGCGCTGATGCTCCTCACCGAGGCCCGCCGCGCCGCCCGGGTCTCGGCCGACGGCGAACTGGTCACCCTCGCCGAGCAGGATCGCGCGGCCTGGGACGGGGCGCTGATCGCCGAGGGTCATCAGCTCGTGCGCGAGCGGCTGGCCACCGGGGTGGCCCCGGGTCGCTACCAGATCCTCGCCGCCATCAACGCCGTGCACACCTACGCCCGCGACGTCCGCGACACGGACTGGTCACAGGTCGTCGCCCTCTACGACCAGCTCGTCCGCGTCGACCCCTCGCCGATCGTCGCCCTCAACCGGGCCGTCGCGGTGGCCGAACTCGACGGCCCGCAGGTGGCCCTGGCGGCCGTCGACCGCCTCGGGGACGCGCTGGCCAACTACCACGCCTACCACGCGACCCGGGCCGAGCTGCTGCGCCGGCTGGGCCGCGGTGGCCCGTCCCGCACGGCGTACGACCGGGCCATCGAGCTGGCCGGCAACACCGCGCAGGTCGCCTACCTGACCCGCCGCCGCGACCAACTGGGACCGGCCTCCCCGCGGTGACGATCCCTGCCACGGTCGGGCCGACGCCCCGGGGGAACCGCGTGGCGCAGATCTGGTGCAAGGTTTGTCGGGCACCGTTGTCGGATCCGGGGCAGGTCGTTCGTGGCACAGGTGAGAGGCGGCGGACGACGCCGCCGGAACAGAGGAGTGGTGGCATGCGGTACCTGATCTCGTTCAACGACGGCGCGATGGACCACATCCCGGCCGAGGACCTGCCCGAGGCGGGCAAGGCCGCGCACGCGGTGATCCAGGAGGCCGTGGACGCCGGCGTGTTCGTGGTCGCCGCGGGTCTCGAACGCCAGCGGGCGAGCGTCGTGGCCACGGACGGCCTGGTCACCGACGGCCCCTACCCGGAGACCAAGGAGGTCCTCGGCGGGTTCGTGGTCGTCGACGTGGCCTCGCGGGAGGAGGCGCTGGGGTGGGCGGCGAAGGTCGCCGCCGCCTGCCGCTGCGCGCAGGAGGTCCGGGAGCTCATGCCCGACCCGGAGGTGGAGGCGATGCTCCGCCGCGCCGGCAGGTGACGGTGACGCCCCGGTGACCTGTCGGGGCGCGACGCTCAGCAGTCGAACGCCGACCAGCAGATGTCGTTGCGCAACCGCTGGTCGTCGAGGACGAGGTCGCGGATGGCCTCGGGGAGCTGGTCACGCTGCCATCGGCACTCCAGTCTGCCCGCGGCGTCGCTCCCGCCGGCCGGCGCCGCGGCACGCGCCGCCTTGATCGCATAGGCGGCCGCGCCGAGTTCGTGCGCGGCGACGTGTGCCACGGCGCCGGCCTGGCCGGCGGCGTACGCGGCATGTCGTGCCGCCCCGCGCAGGTCCCGGGCCGCGCCCATCGCGTGGCCGCCGGCGGCGCGGGCCTGCATCATGGTGACCTCGCCGCGCACCCAGGCCCGGGCGTGGGCGATCGCGTCACGGGGCCGCGGGTCGTCGGGCCGGACCGACTCGAACAGGTGCAGGACATGCT
This genomic interval from Micromonospora sp. CCTCC AA 2012012 contains the following:
- a CDS encoding RNA polymerase sigma factor; translated protein: MSPTDAREAVVRAHRAEWARVVATLTRRFGDLDIAEEATAEAFATAVQRWPVDGVPPNPGAWLTTTAHRKAIDRVRRESKRDDKQREAQLLYDEDPGEPVGAIDDERLRLIFTCCHPALAPETRVALTLRMVAGLTVAEIARAFLVQGTTMERRITRAKAKITAARIPYRVPSEEDLPARVSGVLAVLFLVFNEGYLASGPDSAPVRHDLTAEAIRLTRLVRALLPDDGEVAGLLALMLLTEARRAARVSADGELVTLAEQDRAAWDGALIAEGHQLVRERLATGVAPGRYQILAAINAVHTYARDVRDTDWSQVVALYDQLVRVDPSPIVALNRAVAVAELDGPQVALAAVDRLGDALANYHAYHATRAELLRRLGRGGPSRTAYDRAIELAGNTAQVAYLTRRRDQLGPASPR
- a CDS encoding YciI family protein codes for the protein MRYLISFNDGAMDHIPAEDLPEAGKAAHAVIQEAVDAGVFVVAAGLERQRASVVATDGLVTDGPYPETKEVLGGFVVVDVASREEALGWAAKVAAACRCAQEVRELMPDPEVEAMLRRAGR
- a CDS encoding putative immunity protein, with protein sequence MILPKARDPRFITLRRGGTLTDAHHHLLALWAASCAEHVLHLFESVRPDDPRPRDAIAHARAWVRGEVTMMQARAAGGHAMGAARDLRGAARHAAYAAGQAGAVAHVAAHELGAAAYAIKAARAAAPAGGSDAAGRLECRWQRDQLPEAIRDLVLDDQRLRNDICWSAFDC